Proteins encoded together in one Papaver somniferum cultivar HN1 unplaced genomic scaffold, ASM357369v1 unplaced-scaffold_21, whole genome shotgun sequence window:
- the LOC113340042 gene encoding abscisic acid receptor PYL8-like: MNGNGGISSMENEYIYRHHKHDGMRDNQCSSALVKHIKAPLHLVWSLVRRFDQPQKYKPFISRCVVQGDLEIGSLREVNVKSGLPATTSTERLELLDDEEHILSIRIVGGDHRLQNYSSIITLHPEIIDGRPGTLVIESFVVDVPEGNTKDETCYFVEALIKCNLKSLADVSERLAVQDRTEPIERI, from the exons ATGAATGGAAATGGTGGAATTAGTAGTATGGAGAACGAATATATTTACAGACATCATAAACACGATGGAATGAGAGATAATCAGTGTAGTTCTGCTCTTGTTAAACACATCAAAGCTCCTCTTCATCTC GTATGGTCGTTGGTGAGGAGATTTGATCAGCCGCAGAAATACAAGCCGTTTATCAGCAGATGTGTTGTTCAAGGTGATTTAGAGATTGGAAGTCTTAGAGAAGTTAATGTTAAATCTGGATTACCAGCTACAACCAGTACTGAGAGATTGGAATTACTTGATGATGAGGAACATATCCTCAGTATTAGAATTGTTGGTGGTGATCACCGCCTTCAG AATTACTCTTCAATAATCACTCTCCACCCGGAGATCATTGATGGTAGACCAGGGACTCTAGTGATCGAATCCTTTGTAGTCGATGTGCCTGAAGGGAATACCAAAGACGAGACCTGCTACTTTGTAGAAGCATTAATAAAGTGTAACCTCAAGTCATTGGCCGATGTTTCAGAACGTCTCGCAGTTCAGGATCGGACAGAACCCATTGAACGAATTTGA